The genomic segment TTCTTGAACGTGAAGCTTCGCGCTGCATATAGAAACGGCGTCGAGCAGACGGACACCAGAAACTTAATGACATAGGTGGACAGGAAGATCGACATCCACACATCAAACTCATATTCAGTTGCAAAGGCGATCGTACAAAAGATAAGCGAATCGACGAATTGGCTAATAATCGTACTGCCGTTATTGCGTATCCACAGCTGATTGCGGGCTGGAAACAGCCGCTTGAGCAGCGAATAAATTTTGACATCAAGAAATTGGCTGACAAAATAGGCGCATAGGCTGCCAAGGGCAATTTGCGGCAGCATGCCGAATATGGTCTGAAGCGCTGCTTGCGCCTCCACACCGGGCTCGGCTGGATTAAACAGCAGCGCCATCTGCATAATAATGGTTGAGGCGATTAAGGTGAAGAACCCGAACCAGACCGCTTTTTTAGCATCGGCTTCGCCATATTTCTCGTTGAGCAGGTCGGAAGCCAAATAAATGGTGCCATACATCGTATTGCCGAGCGTAATAACGATGGCCAGCGTACCGAATTGCAAATCAACGGTTTTGACGACTTGAATATTGGCGACAACGGTCGCCATGCCAATCCAGGCAAAGATGCCGACTTTGCCGAATAATCGGTAGGAAATGAGAAAAAGCGTGAAGTGGGCGAGCATAAAAAGAACGCCGAACCA from the Paenibacillus sp. BIHB 4019 genome contains:
- a CDS encoding queuosine precursor transporter, whose translation is MFNLWFGVLFMLAHFTLFLISYRLFGKVGIFAWIGMATVVANIQVVKTVDLQFGTLAIVITLGNTMYGTIYLASDLLNEKYGEADAKKAVWFGFFTLIASTIIMQMALLFNPAEPGVEAQAALQTIFGMLPQIALGSLCAYFVSQFLDVKIYSLLKRLFPARNQLWIRNNGSTIISQFVDSLIFCTIAFATEYEFDVWMSIFLSTYVIKFLVSVCSTPFLYAARSFTFKKESI